The genomic segment ATTTTAAAGCTTCTCTAGCTTTTGCAGTTAGACCTTTTCCAATAATTAGTGGAATTCTTCCACCAGCTCTCATCTCATCTGTTAAAGTATTTGGGCTTAATTTAAAAGTAGAAACTACTTTTCCATCTTTTAAAATTTCACCTGAATATGGTTTTAATGTAATAACATCTCCAGTTTCAACACTATCAACATTTGCTTCAACTGGTAAACATCCTGAATCTTCTGCTGTGTTAAAGAAAATTGGAGCTATGATTGAACCAATTACAACTCCACCTGTTCTTTTATTTGGAACACCTGGAATATCTCTTCCCATGTGCCATTGAACTGAGTTTATTCCTGATTTTCTTGAAGATCCAGTTCCAACAACATCACCAACATAAGCCAATGGATGACCTTTTGCTTTTAATTCTTCCATTTTTTCTAAAGGTTTTTCCATTCTTGATTGTAACATTGCAGTTGCGTGTAATGGAATATCTGCTCTTGTAAATGCAACAGTTGCAGGAGATAAATCATCAGTATTTGTTTCACCTGGGATTTTGTAAACTGTTAGAGTAATTTCTTCTTCTAAAGCTGGTTTATTTGTAAACCACTCAGCATTTGCCCATGATTCAATAACTTCTTTAGCTTTTGCATTTCCAGAATCCATTAAAGATTTTACATCATTAAATGAGTTATAAACAAGAATAGTATTTTTTAACTCTTTAGCAGCTGCATCTGCAACTTCAGCAACTTTTAATGCTTCAACAAGTGGTGGTACATTGTACCCTCCCATCATTGTTCCTAAAATTTCAATAGCTTCAACTTTTGAAATAACAGAACATGCAACTTTACCTTGAACTATATCATTTAAGAAAGCAGCTTTTACATAAGCAGCATCATCAACACCTGGATTGATTTTGTTTTTAAATAAATTTAATGCATACTGTGCATCTTCCACTTTACTTGCTTTTAAAATCTCTACTAAATCAGCAGCTTGAGCAGCCGTAAGAGCAAGACCTGGTAATCCACCTTCGCTTTGTCTTTGTGCTTCGTGTGCTTTATACTCTTGTAATAAACTCATTTTTTCTCCTATTAAATTTTAAGAATTTGGGTGAATTATATCACAAAGTTATAAATATCTTTGTACAATTATTGTTTATAGTTGTACAAATTTATATTTTGTAAATAAAAGTTACACTTGTAGTTTATATGAAAAGATTAATAGATTTTAGTACTATAATGTTGTACAATTTATGTACAATCAGAAATTAAACTATTTTTATACTTTTTTTTGATTAAATAGTAAGATTTTATATTAAAGAGGAAAAAATGAGATATTTTAAAATTGTTATATTTACTACATTTGTGGCTATTTTGTTTTCAGCTTGTACGCACAAAACTCCATATACAAACCGTTCACAACTAATTCTTATGTCATCACAAGAAGAGTTGGCTTTAGGTGAAAAGTCATATAAAGAGTCTTTAAGTGAAGTAAAAGTTATAACGGGTACAAAAGATGCCGCAAGAGTTCAAGCTATTGGACAAAGAATTGCAGTTGCTGCAAATCAACCAAACTACAAATGGGAATTCAATTTAGTTGATGATAACCAAGCAAATGCTTTTTGTCTTCCTGGTGGAAAAGTTGTTGTATATACAGGGATTTTACAATATGCTAAGAATGATGACCAATTAGCAACTGTAATATCTCACGAAGTAGCTCATGCACTTGCACGTCATGGAGCTGAAAGAGTAACTCAAGGAATGATACAACAAGGTGTTGGACTAATTGGAAGTGTAGCAGTTGCAGCAACAGCTCCACAATATCAAAATGCATTTAATCAAGCTTATGGTTTGGGTTCAAATTTGGGAGTTATGCTTCCTTATGGAAGAATGCAAGAGAGTGAAGCTGATGAAATAGGTATTTATCTAATGTATAAATCTGGTTACAATGTAAATGAAGCTACTAAATTTTGGGAAAATATGTCTGAAGGGAAAAGTGGAGGAAATGACTTTTTCTCTACACATCCTAGTTCACAAAATAGAACAAAAGATATTCAAACTGTAATAAATAAGATTGAAAATGAACCAAAATAGATAGATTTGTAAAAATCTATCTATTTTTTGTTACATTCAAGTTATATTAAAAAGGTATGATTCTTTATATTAATAAATCGTAGGAGGAATTATTTATGAAAAAGATTATAACAGTTGCCATTTTTAGTGCATTAAGTGTTGGTTCTGTGCTTGCTTCTGATGTTGTGAAGTTTGATAAAAAACTTATACAAGAAAGAAACAGTATTGGATACAAATATGAAGGGGAAAAACTAGAGTATAAAATTCCAGATGAAAATACAATTCCAAATAACCAATTTGGAGATTTAATCAAATATGGAAAAGAGCTAGTAGCTAATACTTATAAGCATATAGGTCCTGAAGTTAAAGATGAAAATATGAGATATGCAGGAAATAATCTTTCATGTCAAAGTTGTCACTTAGAAGCAGGAACAAAAAAATATTCTTCTCCCTTTGTAGGAATTTATGGAAATTTTCCACAATATAGACCTAGAGAGAATGTAATAGGAACTTTAGCAGATAGAATAAATGGCTGCATGGAAAGAAGTATGAATGGAAAATCTCTTCCAAATTCAAGCAAAGAGATGAAGGCTATGGAAGCTTATATTTATTGGTTAAGTCAAGGTGTTCCAATTGGAGCAAAAGTTGAAGGAACTGGTTTAGCTGAAGTAAATAGAAAAATGATACAAACAACAAAAGCTGATCCAGTTAAGGGAAAAGTTGTATATGATGTTCACTGTGCTTCTTGCCATGGAGTAAATGGAGAAGGTATTAAAAATGAAGGTCTTGCAAATGGTTATTTATATCCTCCACTTTGGGGAAAAGATAGCTACAACAAAGGTGCTGGAATGTACAGAACTTTAAAAGCTATGGATTTTATTAAAGCAAATATGCCTTTAGGTGCTACAAAAGAGCATCCAATTTTAACAGATGAAGAGTCATATAATGTAGCTGTTTATATGAATTTAGATGAACACGAAAGACCAGAAAAAGAAAATAGAGAAAAAGATTTTCCAGATGCAAGTGTTAAAGCTCCTGACACTTATATAGAAGGAAAAGATTCGATTGATAGAAGATTTGGACCATTTGGACAATTTATCAAAACTAATAAATAAAAAAGGAGTATCTTTATGATACTTCCTTTTATAAAAAGTTATAAAAAAACTTTTATTTTATTTGCTTTGTTTATATTTACTTTATTATTCTTTTTATATAAATATAACAATATCTTAAATGAAAAAACTTTAGATATTTTTGTGCAAAATCAAGTTCAAATTGTACAAGATGAACTAGAAAATCAAAAAAACCAAGCTTTATCTTTAGCTTTAATGTTTTCTAAAAATCAAGATATTATAAATAATTTAGAAAAAAACAACCATATAGAACTAAAAAAAGAGCTTTTAAAACTCCTAAATATTATAAAAACATATACAAAAAATAGTATAGATATACAAATTCATACAAAAGATTTAGAAGTTTTTACTAGAAGTTGGGAAGATGTAGATTTTGGACTAAAACTAGATAGTTTTAGAGAAGGACTTGTAAAAGTAAAAAATTCAAATGAGCCTTATGTTTCAACTGAGTTGGGAAAAAGATTTAATATAAAAGCAATAGCACCAATTTATAACCATAATAACTTATTTATTGGTTCTATTGAAGTAATAGTTGATTTTAATCCACTTATAAATAGGCTAAAAGGATTAGGTATTGACTCTATGATTTTACTTGAAAAAGATTATTTAAATATTGCAACTTATCATATCAATAATACAAAAATAGAAAATTATGTTATTTTAAATAGTAGTTTTAGTAAAAATTTACTCGATATTTTAATAAAAAATCCAAACTGCCTTAAAAATGATAGTTTTTATTATGAAACAAATGAAAAAGTTTTTACTCAAGTTCCTTTAGGAGAGTTTGGAAATAAAAGTGTTGGAATTTTACTTATAAGTTTTGATAAAAATTTTAATAGTTTTCAATACTTACCTAAATATGACTACTTTGGAGATATAAA from the Aliarcobacter cryaerophilus ATCC 43158 genome contains:
- a CDS encoding c-type cytochrome, giving the protein MKKIITVAIFSALSVGSVLASDVVKFDKKLIQERNSIGYKYEGEKLEYKIPDENTIPNNQFGDLIKYGKELVANTYKHIGPEVKDENMRYAGNNLSCQSCHLEAGTKKYSSPFVGIYGNFPQYRPRENVIGTLADRINGCMERSMNGKSLPNSSKEMKAMEAYIYWLSQGVPIGAKVEGTGLAEVNRKMIQTTKADPVKGKVVYDVHCASCHGVNGEGIKNEGLANGYLYPPLWGKDSYNKGAGMYRTLKAMDFIKANMPLGATKEHPILTDEESYNVAVYMNLDEHERPEKENREKDFPDASVKAPDTYIEGKDSIDRRFGPFGQFIKTNK
- a CDS encoding M48 family metallopeptidase, producing MRYFKIVIFTTFVAILFSACTHKTPYTNRSQLILMSSQEELALGEKSYKESLSEVKVITGTKDAARVQAIGQRIAVAANQPNYKWEFNLVDDNQANAFCLPGGKVVVYTGILQYAKNDDQLATVISHEVAHALARHGAERVTQGMIQQGVGLIGSVAVAATAPQYQNAFNQAYGLGSNLGVMLPYGRMQESEADEIGIYLMYKSGYNVNEATKFWENMSEGKSGGNDFFSTHPSSQNRTKDIQTVINKIENEPK
- a CDS encoding cache domain-containing protein translates to MILPFIKSYKKTFILFALFIFTLLFFLYKYNNILNEKTLDIFVQNQVQIVQDELENQKNQALSLALMFSKNQDIINNLEKNNHIELKKELLKLLNIIKTYTKNSIDIQIHTKDLEVFTRSWEDVDFGLKLDSFREGLVKVKNSNEPYVSTELGKRFNIKAIAPIYNHNNLFIGSIEVIVDFNPLINRLKGLGIDSMILLEKDYLNIATYHINNTKIENYVILNSSFSKNLLDILIKNPNCLKNDSFYYETNEKVFTQVPLGEFGNKSVGILLISFDKNFNSFQYLPKYDYFGDINIKEDKKDLKDISKKEIIIR